In a genomic window of Sulfurimonas denitrificans DSM 1251:
- a CDS encoding membrane protein → METIYPYAHVIHLMLAIIFLGYVFTDLAMISALKNKFSKDVDAKINKTLGEKSFKIFPLSLLVIVLTGGMMMSRYINSNAGFFETDLQKLLVIKIILALIIVLGVLYNLYTKFAKKPKHPFMQNHFHKVVIVLGFFIVLLAKMMFEV, encoded by the coding sequence ATGGAAACAATCTATCCATACGCACATGTAATTCACTTAATGTTAGCAATCATATTTTTAGGGTATGTATTTACAGACTTAGCTATGATTTCAGCACTAAAGAACAAATTTAGCAAAGATGTAGATGCAAAAATTAATAAAACATTGGGCGAGAAGAGTTTTAAAATATTTCCACTCTCTCTTTTAGTTATAGTTTTAACTGGTGGCATGATGATGTCAAGATATATAAACTCAAATGCTGGATTTTTTGAGACAGATTTGCAAAAACTTCTTGTAATAAAAATAATATTAGCGCTTATCATCGTTCTTGGTGTTTTATACAATCTCTATACAAAGTTTGCAAAAAAACCAAAACACCCATTTATGCAAAATCATTTTCATAAAGTGGTAATAGTTTTAGGTTTTTTTATAGTCCTTCTTGCAAAAATGATGTTTGAAGTATAA
- the truC gene encoding tRNA pseudouridine(65) synthase TruC yields the protein MLEILYQDEHLVAINKPSGLLVHRSPIDRHETEFAIQTLRNQLGRFVYPIHRLDKPTSGVLLFALDKESAKIMGEKFMAHEAKKSYIAVVRGYTLQSGEIDYALSIKFDKIADKDSSSDKEPQEALTHYKRLATVELDFEVGKYDKTRYSLVKLNPLTGRKHQLRRHMKHISHHILGDTKYGRGEHNKLIRQEFGCHRMLLHAIALEISHPYTKELLYIKAPLDVTFIEMFSFFGWDKSLV from the coding sequence TTGCTAGAAATTTTATATCAAGATGAGCATTTAGTAGCTATAAATAAACCAAGTGGACTTTTAGTCCATCGCTCTCCCATAGATAGGCATGAAACAGAGTTTGCTATTCAGACTTTACGCAACCAATTAGGGCGATTTGTCTATCCTATCCATCGTTTAGACAAACCAACTTCAGGAGTGTTGCTGTTTGCACTGGATAAAGAGAGTGCAAAAATCATGGGTGAGAAATTTATGGCACATGAGGCAAAAAAGAGTTATATAGCTGTTGTTCGTGGCTATACTTTGCAAAGTGGAGAAATCGATTACGCTCTTAGCATAAAGTTTGATAAGATTGCAGATAAAGATAGTTCTAGTGATAAAGAGCCTCAAGAAGCGCTAACTCACTATAAACGATTAGCCACAGTTGAACTTGATTTTGAAGTGGGAAAGTATGACAAAACTCGTTATTCACTCGTAAAACTCAATCCGTTAACAGGCAGAAAACATCAGCTTCGCCGCCATATGAAACATATCTCGCATCATATTCTTGGAGATACAAAATATGGAAGAGGAGAGCACAATAAACTTATCCGTCAAGAGTTCGGCTGTCATAGAATGTTGCTTCATGCAATAGCTCTTGAAATATCCCATCCATATACGAAAGAGCTCCTTTACATCAAAGCCCCATTAGATGTTACATTTATAGAGATGTTTAGCTTTTTTGGATGGGATAAAAGCCTTGTCTAG
- a CDS encoding carbon-nitrogen hydrolase family protein, protein MNTQEVENIELAFLTMQDYDELKEIMVVVYETMPESYWKEHQIRALIEKFYEGQVVIKVDGEIAACALSIIVNYEEFSDKHTYREVTHNYTFNSHSDNGDMLYGIDVFVKPKFRGLRLGRRLYDYRKELCERLNLKGIAFGGRIPNYHKYSHELSPKEYIEKVKRKEINDPVLNFQISNDFHPSKIIKGYLQGDAASGEFAVLLEWNNIYYEKPNKKAATKKKIVRLGLIQWQMRPYKDLGELLQQAEYFIDAVSGYRSDFALFPEFFNAPLMAENNHLSEAAAIRELAGHTKSIVEKFSEFSISYNINIITGSMPELKDGNLYNVGYLCRRDGTVERYEKIHVTPDEVRVWGMQGGNKIETFDTDCGKIGVLICYDSEFPELSRLLADDGMDILFVPFLTDTQNGYSRVRHCSQARAIENECYVAIAGSVGNLPNVHNMDIQFAQSVVFTPCDFAFPTNGIKAEAIANSEMTLIADVDIDLLRELNQFGSVKNLRDRRKDLFDLKKKVLFEESR, encoded by the coding sequence ATGAATACACAAGAAGTAGAAAATATAGAGTTGGCATTTTTAACAATGCAAGATTATGATGAACTAAAAGAGATTATGGTTGTAGTTTATGAAACTATGCCTGAATCATACTGGAAGGAGCATCAGATTAGAGCTTTGATTGAGAAGTTTTATGAGGGGCAAGTTGTTATCAAAGTTGATGGTGAAATAGCAGCTTGTGCTTTGTCTATTATCGTAAATTATGAGGAGTTCTCAGATAAACATACTTATAGAGAAGTAACGCATAACTACACCTTTAACTCTCACTCAGATAATGGAGACATGCTATATGGGATAGATGTTTTTGTAAAACCAAAGTTTCGTGGTTTAAGACTTGGGAGACGATTATATGATTATAGAAAAGAGTTGTGTGAGAGATTAAACTTAAAAGGTATCGCCTTTGGGGGAAGAATACCAAACTATCATAAGTACTCTCATGAGCTATCTCCAAAAGAGTATATAGAAAAAGTAAAGAGAAAAGAGATAAATGACCCAGTTTTAAATTTTCAAATCTCAAATGATTTTCATCCATCTAAAATTATAAAAGGTTATCTTCAAGGAGACGCTGCCTCTGGTGAATTTGCTGTTTTGCTGGAGTGGAATAATATTTACTATGAGAAGCCAAACAAAAAGGCAGCAACAAAGAAAAAAATAGTTCGTCTTGGTCTTATTCAGTGGCAGATGCGACCTTACAAAGATTTAGGCGAGTTGCTGCAACAAGCAGAGTATTTTATTGATGCAGTCTCAGGATATAGATCTGATTTTGCTCTTTTTCCAGAATTTTTTAATGCTCCATTGATGGCGGAAAACAACCATCTATCAGAAGCTGCGGCTATTAGAGAGTTGGCTGGACATACGAAGAGTATAGTCGAGAAGTTTTCTGAATTTTCTATCTCATATAACATCAACATTATCACAGGAAGTATGCCAGAGCTTAAAGATGGAAATCTCTACAACGTTGGATACTTATGTAGGAGAGATGGAACAGTTGAGAGATATGAAAAGATACATGTAACTCCAGATGAAGTAAGAGTATGGGGTATGCAGGGTGGAAACAAAATAGAAACCTTTGATACCGACTGCGGTAAAATAGGGGTTCTTATCTGCTATGATTCAGAATTTCCTGAACTTAGCAGATTATTGGCTGATGATGGAATGGATATACTTTTTGTTCCTTTTTTAACAGATACACAAAATGGATACTCAAGAGTTAGACACTGCTCACAAGCTAGAGCAATTGAGAATGAGTGTTATGTGGCAATCGCTGGGAGTGTTGGCAACTTGCCAAATGTTCACAATATGGATATTCAATTTGCACAATCTGTAGTATTTACTCCTTGTGATTTTGCATTTCCTACAAATGGGATAAAAGCAGAAGCCATAGCAAACAGTGAAATGACACTAATAGCTGATGTAGATATAGATTTATTAAGAGAATTAAACCAATTTGGAAGTGTGAAAAACTTAAGAGATAGAAGAAAAGATTTATTTGATTTAAAGAAAAAAGTCTTATTTGAGGAAAGTAGATAA
- a CDS encoding (Fe-S)-binding protein translates to MSKSAQEIFNFGATTDECIKCGKCIPVCTIHNVNADEVTSPRGFLDLLGAYQRGNLELDQNAKDIFESCFLCTACVEVCPKSLPTDMVIEQVRADIGKKFGIAWYKRAFFLLLRHRWLNDIAFKLGWVFQTCGFKIKADVDSMSGRFNLPMLKADRLLPSLKKTSFLNSHPENISNGGKRKVAIFIGCLGNYNYVNVGNSLLEILEHLGIDAFLAKDQKCCSAPAYFTGDFYTVDYNAKFNIEYFESFSKDVEAIIIPEATCSAMIKIDYEHYFHDQPEWKARAVAIKDKIFMATEWLEQKTELSNILKTKKKDPKIVTYHDPCHARKMQGIYEEPRTLISKNYDIVEMSDPNTCCGFGGVTMQSEKYHFAKAAGIPKADMIKKTGADIVSSECSACRMQINASMNYVDAPQIFKNPIELIAEALRE, encoded by the coding sequence ATGAGCAAATCTGCACAAGAAATCTTTAACTTTGGTGCTACAACTGATGAGTGCATAAAGTGTGGAAAGTGTATTCCAGTTTGTACAATTCACAATGTAAATGCGGATGAGGTTACTTCTCCTCGTGGATTTTTAGACCTACTTGGTGCTTACCAAAGAGGGAATTTAGAGTTAGATCAAAACGCTAAAGATATTTTTGAGAGCTGTTTTTTATGTACAGCATGTGTTGAAGTATGCCCAAAATCACTTCCAACAGATATGGTAATAGAACAAGTTAGAGCAGATATTGGTAAAAAGTTTGGTATTGCTTGGTATAAAAGAGCGTTTTTCTTGCTTCTTCGTCATAGATGGCTAAATGATATTGCTTTTAAACTCGGCTGGGTATTTCAAACATGTGGATTTAAAATTAAAGCAGATGTTGACTCTATGAGCGGTAGATTTAATCTGCCGATGTTAAAGGCGGATAGGCTTCTTCCTAGTCTTAAAAAAACATCATTTTTAAATTCACACCCTGAAAATATAAGCAATGGCGGCAAGCGAAAAGTAGCTATTTTTATAGGCTGTTTGGGTAATTATAACTATGTAAATGTGGGAAATTCTCTCTTAGAGATACTAGAGCATCTGGGTATTGACGCATTTTTGGCAAAAGATCAGAAGTGCTGCAGCGCTCCTGCTTATTTTACAGGTGATTTTTATACAGTTGATTATAACGCAAAGTTTAACATAGAGTACTTTGAGAGTTTTAGTAAAGATGTAGAAGCTATTATTATTCCAGAAGCTACATGTAGCGCTATGATAAAAATAGACTATGAGCACTATTTTCATGACCAACCAGAATGGAAGGCAAGAGCAGTTGCTATTAAAGATAAGATTTTTATGGCAACTGAGTGGCTAGAGCAGAAAACAGAGCTGTCAAATATTTTAAAAACAAAGAAAAAAGATCCAAAAATAGTCACTTATCATGACCCGTGTCATGCAAGAAAAATGCAAGGGATTTACGAAGAACCACGAACTCTTATAAGTAAAAATTACGACATAGTTGAGATGAGCGATCCAAATACATGTTGTGGTTTTGGTGGTGTGACTATGCAGAGCGAGAAGTATCATTTTGCTAAAGCTGCTGGTATTCCAAAGGCCGATATGATTAAAAAAACTGGCGCAGATATAGTAAGCTCAGAGTGTAGTGCATGTAGAATGCAGATAAACGCTTCAATGAACTATGTGGATGCTCCTCAAATCTTTAAAAACCCTATCGAGCTTATAGCCGAAGCACTAAGAGAATAG
- the lgt gene encoding prolipoprotein diacylglyceryl transferase, with the protein MYLNQWNNIYDRFDPVAFHIFSLPVHWYGIMYVLALISALYIGKYFIKRDSLDFRGKEIDAYFIYVEIGVILGARLGYILFYDTQTLYYLSHPWQIFNPFANGEFVGIRGMSYHGAVLGFLISTYMYSKRYKTEFGKIMDLVAISVPLAFVFGRIGNFLNKELIGRETDAPWGIVVDGVLRHPSQLYEAVLEGFGVFVVVYMYRKYKSFSGELILVYGISYGLFRAIAEIWRAPDIQIGYVCCNAITQGQVMSLAMSAVGIIAWIYFKNRAIKV; encoded by the coding sequence ATGTATTTAAATCAATGGAATAATATATATGATAGATTTGATCCAGTAGCTTTTCATATCTTCTCTTTGCCAGTTCACTGGTATGGTATTATGTATGTTTTGGCTTTGATTAGCGCTCTTTATATTGGGAAGTATTTTATCAAAAGAGATAGTCTTGATTTTAGGGGCAAAGAGATAGATGCCTATTTTATCTATGTAGAAATTGGTGTTATCTTGGGTGCTAGACTTGGATATATCCTCTTTTATGATACTCAAACTCTCTACTATCTCTCTCATCCATGGCAGATTTTCAACCCTTTTGCAAACGGCGAATTTGTTGGTATTCGAGGTATGAGCTATCATGGTGCAGTGCTTGGTTTTTTAATAAGCACTTACATGTATTCAAAAAGATACAAAACAGAGTTTGGCAAGATTATGGACTTAGTAGCCATAAGTGTGCCTCTTGCTTTCGTTTTTGGGCGAATCGGTAACTTTTTAAATAAAGAGCTTATAGGTCGAGAGACAGATGCTCCTTGGGGGATTGTAGTCGATGGAGTTCTTAGACATCCATCTCAGCTGTATGAAGCCGTGTTAGAGGGCTTTGGTGTTTTTGTAGTTGTTTACATGTATAGAAAATATAAAAGTTTCAGCGGAGAGTTGATTTTAGTTTATGGAATAAGTTACGGACTGTTCCGTGCAATCGCCGAGATTTGGCGTGCTCCAGATATCCAAATAGGGTATGTTTGCTGTAACGCTATCACTCAAGGGCAGGTGATGAGCCTTGCTATGAGTGCAGTTGGAATTATTGCGTGGATTTACTTTAAAAATAGAGCTATAAAAGTTTAA
- a CDS encoding sensor domain-containing diguanylate cyclase yields the protein MSKYNFYKFFTLYFILFGIAISVLGSFVSYALQVKDINFDMAKKANEIFEIKTDSILKPFIENMDNTVISLVSNNTIKEFLKTRDEHAKNELEQIFLAVSSSQSIITQARLICKDGKELIRVEKDNNNDTNIIVEKSKLQDKSDTYYFQKVSQMKEERLWHSKIDLNIEHGKIEIPYKPTIRLAMPIITNGEFSGMVIVNVLVENLFLAIGKSSAFEHYIVDKENNYILHANDKFSFNKYKNIKRSLNEDFENGLEAKGVYTFALDNILKNEDKATLVFKTKKSYENSLFKKELNTIIIILIANIILSFIVAIYISKTPTNLQAALVKAHEKLNEFASIVDKYVITATTKPDSTILSVSSAFESSSGYTKSELIGKKMNIINNPQQDKKIFLELWSTILKGEVWSGIMKNRTKKGDIYWLEQNVVPTLDKDKKIESFVSVGVDITAKVELERLASIDKLTGAYNRRMIDEFMKKEIFLHVRDSKNLSLIMADIDHFKLVNDTYGHQAGDAVLSDVGRIISSTIRKSDIFGRYGGEEFIVICPNTSSQQALILAQKIREEIENFHFAEVGHKTISLGVATLIANDEVENIIKRADDALYIAKKEGRNRVVLG from the coding sequence TTGTCTAAATATAATTTTTATAAATTTTTTACACTCTATTTCATACTCTTTGGTATAGCCATCTCTGTTCTTGGCTCTTTTGTAAGTTATGCCTTGCAAGTAAAGGATATTAACTTTGATATGGCAAAAAAAGCCAATGAAATATTTGAAATAAAAACAGATTCTATCTTGAAACCATTTATAGAAAATATGGACAACACAGTTATCTCTCTTGTTTCAAACAACACCATAAAAGAGTTTCTAAAAACAAGAGATGAACATGCAAAAAATGAACTAGAGCAGATTTTTTTAGCTGTTTCTTCTTCGCAAAGCATAATTACGCAAGCTAGATTAATATGCAAAGATGGTAAAGAACTCATAAGAGTTGAAAAAGATAACAATAATGATACAAATATTATAGTTGAGAAATCAAAACTTCAAGATAAAAGTGATACTTACTATTTTCAAAAAGTCTCTCAAATGAAAGAGGAGAGACTCTGGCACTCAAAAATAGACTTAAATATTGAGCATGGCAAGATAGAGATTCCATATAAACCAACCATTAGACTTGCTATGCCAATTATAACTAATGGCGAATTTAGTGGAATGGTAATAGTTAATGTTCTAGTAGAGAATCTTTTTTTAGCAATTGGAAAATCCTCAGCATTTGAACATTACATAGTAGATAAAGAGAACAACTACATACTCCACGCAAATGATAAATTCTCATTTAATAAGTATAAAAATATAAAAAGAAGTTTAAATGAAGATTTTGAAAATGGGCTTGAAGCAAAAGGAGTCTATACTTTTGCATTAGATAATATTTTAAAAAATGAAGACAAAGCAACTTTAGTTTTTAAAACAAAAAAAAGTTATGAAAATTCTCTATTTAAAAAAGAGTTAAACACAATAATTATCATACTTATAGCAAATATAATATTGAGCTTTATTGTAGCAATATACATATCTAAAACACCTACAAATCTTCAAGCAGCACTTGTTAAGGCGCATGAGAAGTTAAATGAATTTGCTTCAATAGTTGATAAATATGTCATAACTGCTACTACCAAGCCAGACAGTACGATTTTAAGTGTAAGCTCTGCTTTTGAGTCTTCAAGTGGTTACACAAAAAGCGAGTTAATAGGTAAAAAAATGAATATCATAAATAATCCTCAGCAGGATAAGAAAATATTCCTTGAGCTATGGAGTACAATTTTAAAGGGTGAAGTTTGGTCTGGAATTATGAAAAACAGAACAAAAAAAGGTGATATTTACTGGCTTGAACAAAATGTAGTACCGACACTTGATAAGGATAAAAAAATAGAATCATTTGTATCTGTTGGAGTCGATATTACTGCCAAGGTAGAGTTAGAGAGATTGGCTTCCATAGATAAACTTACGGGTGCTTACAACAGACGCATGATAGATGAGTTTATGAAAAAAGAGATTTTTTTACATGTAAGAGATTCTAAAAATCTTTCATTGATTATGGCAGATATTGATCACTTTAAATTAGTTAACGATACCTATGGGCACCAAGCGGGTGATGCCGTTTTGAGTGATGTTGGAAGAATCATCTCTTCAACCATAAGAAAATCAGATATTTTTGGAAGATATGGCGGAGAAGAGTTTATAGTAATCTGCCCTAACACATCAAGCCAGCAAGCTTTAATCCTAGCACAAAAGATAAGAGAAGAAATAGAGAATTTTCATTTTGCAGAAGTAGGACATAAAACAATAAGTCTAGGAGTAGCTACTCTAATTGCTAATGATGAAGTTGAAAATATAATAAAAAGAGCTGATGATGCGCTATACATAGCAAAAAAAGAAGGAAGAAATAGAGTAGTCCTCGGGTAG
- the hemN gene encoding oxygen-independent coproporphyrinogen III oxidase, producing the protein MLDFAKFTKYSKPGPRYTSYPTALEFSDSFGYDEYIQKLKSQDSSRPLSLYFHLPFCKNACYFCGCNVVFTSKEDKMLRYLEYLKRELKILSSFVDCNRSVIQMHFGGGTPTFFSAEQLDEVIKEIRHFFPNFVKEAEISCEIDPRHIDEDQMRVLSQNGFNRVSFGIQDFNEKVQIAVHRVQPYEITKYAMDLARKYNMHSVNVDLIYGLPFQTLETFKETLARSLTLNADRYAVFNYAHVPWMKKTMRKIDETTLPLPDEKLQIMQYTIDFLTSNGYRMIGMDHFAKPEDELFKAIEKGELHRNFQGYTTKGGADLIGVGLTSIGEGVSHYAQNFKEMKEYEAAIEEGKLPFERGVALNEDDMIRQYVIMELMSNFKLDIKRFEKLFNIDFKTYFTDAINELKPFVDDELLTMNDNFIECSQTGTLLIRNIAMPFDAYMKRHSANAKTFSKTV; encoded by the coding sequence ATGTTAGATTTTGCAAAATTTACTAAGTACTCAAAGCCTGGACCTCGTTATACTAGTTATCCTACTGCACTGGAGTTTAGTGACTCTTTTGGGTATGACGAATATATACAAAAATTAAAATCTCAAGACTCTTCGCGTCCTTTGAGTCTCTATTTTCATCTTCCATTTTGTAAAAATGCATGTTATTTTTGTGGTTGTAATGTTGTTTTTACCTCTAAAGAGGATAAGATGCTTCGCTATTTGGAGTACCTAAAGAGAGAGTTAAAGATACTATCTTCTTTTGTTGATTGTAATCGTTCTGTTATTCAGATGCATTTTGGTGGTGGAACACCTACCTTTTTTAGCGCAGAGCAGTTGGATGAAGTTATAAAAGAGATTAGACATTTTTTTCCAAACTTTGTAAAAGAAGCTGAGATTAGTTGTGAAATAGATCCTCGTCATATTGATGAAGATCAGATGAGAGTTTTAAGCCAAAATGGTTTTAATCGTGTAAGCTTTGGTATCCAAGACTTCAATGAAAAAGTACAGATTGCAGTTCATAGAGTTCAGCCTTATGAGATAACAAAATATGCTATGGATCTCGCAAGAAAGTACAACATGCACTCTGTTAATGTTGACCTTATTTATGGACTTCCATTTCAAACATTGGAAACTTTTAAAGAGACGTTAGCACGCTCTTTGACGCTCAATGCTGATAGATATGCTGTGTTTAACTATGCCCATGTGCCGTGGATGAAAAAAACTATGCGAAAAATTGATGAAACAACGCTTCCGCTTCCTGATGAAAAACTCCAAATCATGCAATATACAATAGACTTTTTGACATCAAACGGTTATAGAATGATAGGAATGGATCACTTTGCAAAACCAGAAGATGAACTTTTTAAAGCTATAGAAAAAGGTGAGTTACATAGAAATTTCCAAGGTTACACAACTAAAGGTGGAGCGGACTTGATAGGTGTTGGACTCACTTCCATAGGCGAGGGTGTCTCACACTATGCACAAAATTTTAAAGAGATGAAAGAGTACGAAGCAGCCATCGAAGAGGGCAAACTCCCTTTTGAGAGAGGTGTTGCTTTAAATGAAGATGATATGATTCGCCAATATGTAATTATGGAGCTTATGAGCAACTTCAAACTTGATATAAAAAGATTTGAGAAACTCTTTAACATCGATTTTAAAACATATTTTACAGATGCAATAAATGAGCTAAAACCTTTTGTTGATGATGAGCTCTTGACTATGAATGACAACTTCATAGAGTGCTCTCAGACAGGAACTCTACTGATTAGAAACATTGCTATGCCTTTTGATGCTTACATGAAGCGCCACTCAGCAAATGCAAAAACCTTCTCTAAAACGGTGTAA
- a CDS encoding DUF2062 domain-containing protein encodes MIRKFFKNINASEKLKAFTDKYRIPIEYLSANRKMVSKGVLIGLFIAFIPMPMQMLAVVGVIPFTRFNVPIAISMCWLSNPFTMPAMYYMEYLTGSFILGMETTPVEMTLEWFSHNIGNIFVPLYTGTAFYSIFGSLLGYYLVNHFWRSSVKKDNNSRKNSRN; translated from the coding sequence ATGATAAGAAAATTTTTTAAAAATATAAACGCAAGTGAAAAATTAAAGGCTTTTACAGATAAATACAGAATTCCTATAGAGTATTTATCTGCAAATAGAAAAATGGTGTCAAAAGGTGTGTTAATAGGGCTTTTTATAGCCTTTATACCTATGCCTATGCAGATGCTCGCAGTTGTTGGCGTCATCCCTTTTACAAGATTTAACGTACCAATAGCTATCTCTATGTGTTGGCTTAGTAACCCTTTTACAATGCCTGCTATGTACTACATGGAGTATTTAACTGGGAGTTTTATACTTGGTATGGAGACGACACCTGTAGAGATGACGCTGGAGTGGTTTAGCCACAATATTGGAAATATTTTTGTTCCTCTATATACTGGAACGGCTTTTTACTCTATTTTTGGCTCTTTGCTTGGATACTATCTTGTAAATCACTTCTGGAGAAGTTCTGTAAAAAAAGATAATAATTCGCGTAAAAATTCAAGAAATTAA
- a CDS encoding DEAD/DEAH box helicase, whose product MSFEKLGVIKPLLSAIKDLGYEKPTTIQTRAIPLILAKSDVFATAQTGTGKTAAFGLGMLQRLRKTSDDKQRALRGLVIAPTRELSIQIYEDLQSYAKNMGINIAVLVGGKDLESQQKILKEGVDIVIATPGRVLEHVDKGLSLSHVEIFVLDEADRMLDMGFMKEIRRIHPILPKRHQTLLFSATFSDKVRKLSKLILTKPAFIETSKKNSTVDTINQVAYLVDTEKKAPLLAYIIGSRNFRQVLVFTRTKASADLLVVELKKDGLKCGIIHGDKTQANRLKTLNEFKEGKIKVLVATDIASRGLDIEELPFVINYELPSIPEDYVHRVGRTGRAGRDGMAISLIDIYEKFDIKDIEKLIGMKIPQEIIAGFEPDPTIRRLDQDELKLKSEHKKVEVKHERKPRKKEDGSKKSANYKKPVTTKKRKTSKRD is encoded by the coding sequence ATGTCATTTGAAAAATTAGGAGTTATAAAACCACTTCTTAGCGCTATAAAAGATTTAGGCTATGAAAAACCTACAACTATACAAACAAGAGCAATTCCTCTTATTTTGGCAAAAAGTGATGTCTTTGCAACAGCTCAAACAGGGACTGGTAAAACCGCCGCTTTTGGTCTAGGGATGCTTCAAAGACTTAGAAAAACTTCTGATGATAAACAGAGAGCTTTAAGAGGTCTTGTAATAGCGCCAACACGTGAACTCTCTATCCAAATTTATGAAGATTTACAAAGTTATGCAAAAAATATGGGCATAAATATTGCAGTTTTAGTAGGTGGAAAAGATTTAGAGAGTCAACAAAAAATCTTAAAAGAGGGCGTTGATATAGTCATAGCAACACCAGGGCGAGTGCTAGAGCATGTTGATAAAGGCTTGAGTTTGTCACATGTAGAGATTTTTGTTCTTGATGAAGCTGATAGAATGCTAGATATGGGGTTTATGAAAGAGATTAGACGTATTCATCCGATTTTGCCAAAGAGACATCAAACACTTCTCTTCTCAGCAACATTTAGTGACAAGGTAAGAAAACTCTCAAAACTCATACTAACAAAGCCAGCATTTATAGAGACATCAAAAAAGAACTCTACTGTTGATACAATCAATCAAGTAGCTTATCTTGTAGATACCGAGAAAAAAGCCCCACTTTTAGCATATATAATTGGCTCAAGAAATTTTAGACAAGTTTTAGTTTTCACAAGAACAAAAGCAAGTGCGGATCTTTTGGTAGTTGAGCTTAAAAAAGATGGACTGAAGTGTGGAATAATTCATGGAGATAAAACTCAAGCAAACCGCTTAAAAACTTTAAATGAGTTTAAAGAGGGGAAAATCAAAGTTTTAGTTGCCACCGATATCGCTTCAAGAGGTTTAGATATAGAGGAATTACCATTTGTCATAAACTATGAACTCCCATCAATTCCAGAGGATTATGTCCATAGAGTAGGGCGAACAGGGCGTGCTGGGCGTGATGGAATGGCTATTAGTTTGATAGATATTTATGAGAAATTTGATATAAAAGATATAGAAAAACTAATCGGGATGAAAATTCCACAAGAAATTATTGCTGGATTTGAGCCAGATCCAACAATTCGCAGACTTGATCAAGATGAACTAAAACTCAAAAGCGAACATAAAAAAGTAGAAGTAAAGCATGAGAGAAAACCTCGTAAAAAAGAGGATGGCTCTAAAAAAAGTGCTAATTATAAAAAGCCAGTTACGACTAAAAAAAGAAAAACGTCAAAACGTGATTAA
- a CDS encoding response regulator transcription factor, whose amino-acid sequence MEKHTIIIVEDDEITALNLKLSLQKQDYKILAICDNAADAIEKIKEHKPHIIIIDISLQEGSDGITLGRKIRQNYSIPFIYLTSYSDDDIITEAIKTEPYGYIVKPFDPSSLHATIQMAVFKYEMECKRFEEMSASKIDEKSVEKLLYSKSELDSGTVLFGSLYSIDIAKKEIFYNNQKLKLTKKESAILLLLVAKLGNVINFDQAINYVWKESGATENSIRTLVWRLRSKLPTDIIKNASGIGYYIEK is encoded by the coding sequence ATGGAAAAACATACAATTATCATTGTTGAAGACGATGAAATAACCGCATTAAATCTAAAACTTTCTTTACAAAAGCAAGACTATAAAATTTTAGCAATTTGCGACAACGCTGCAGATGCAATAGAAAAAATTAAAGAGCATAAACCTCATATAATAATTATTGACATATCACTTCAAGAAGGAAGCGATGGCATAACTCTAGGAAGAAAAATTAGACAAAATTACTCTATTCCTTTTATATACCTTACGTCTTACAGTGATGATGATATTATCACAGAAGCTATCAAAACAGAGCCTTATGGCTACATTGTAAAACCCTTTGACCCATCTTCACTTCATGCGACAATCCAAATGGCTGTTTTTAAATATGAGATGGAGTGTAAGAGATTTGAAGAGATGAGCGCTTCTAAAATAGATGAAAAAAGCGTCGAAAAACTTCTTTATAGCAAGAGTGAACTAGATAGCGGAACTGTTTTATTTGGCAGTTTATACTCAATTGATATAGCAAAAAAAGAGATTTTTTACAACAATCAAAAACTAAAACTTACAAAAAAAGAGAGTGCTATACTTCTTCTGCTTGTTGCTAAGCTAGGAAATGTAATCAATTTTGATCAAGCAATTAATTATGTGTGGAAAGAGAGCGGGGCAACAGAAAACAGCATACGGACTCTTGTTTGGAGACTAAGAAGCAAACTCCCAACAGATATTATAAAAAATGCTTCTGGAATTGGCTACTACATAGAGAAGTAA